The window CGAGGAGGCAAGAGACAAGTGTTGGTCAAATGGACCAAAGATGCAGAGGATGAATCGACTTGGGAAGATGCAGACAAGCTCTTAGAAGCGTATCCAGAGTTggagcttgaggacaagctctTAGTCGAGGAGGGGAGTAATGATACACACTTTGGTATTAAGTATCATAGAAGGAAGAGGAAGGATTGAGAAGCTTTTAgttctttaaaaatgttatgtttccttttctatttaGAACTGGGTTTTGGTAGTTTTACTTTTAGTTAAGGTCTTAAAGTCGGTTGTATGGGATCTTTAAATAGTTTCCTAAACATCAATAATAATCTTCTTCCAACATTAACCTAATTCTCTAAGCAAGAGACTTGGGTTAAAGGAAGCTTAAGTTTACGTCTCTCTGTTTTCTAgttgttcctctgttttctaGCTAACTAACAACGGGTCCTATTACTAGATCTGTATCAAAAGCTAAGGCTCATAACACTCTGTCTATAGAGATATAAAGACATACAATTCATGTAGATGTAGTTGATAAAAAAGAAGCAAGGATCTACTAATACCTTATGCTGAGGATGAATATGATAACTCTCACGTATGGGGCGATtctaaaaggaagaaaattgaAAGCCAGAGGAGACAGATATAGAAAGTCAACCAgcacatcaacaaacaaaactacCACGCAAGCAACCTGAAATCATGACGAAGACGAATTACTCTTCTTACTTTCTGATcactcaaaaagaaaacaaaaaaagaagcacAAAACTGTGAAGTGGCTAGTAAGGAAATACCTTCACTAGATTCAGGCGACTTGTCCAAAAGATCCGGGACCCTTCATAGGATATCGGGAAGAAAGTATGAACAAGGAGTATAGCCAGGGTAATCACCTATTTGGACAGcgcaaaatattataatttcagcACAATAAAGACATCCAAAATAAGATGTGTGTGTTGATATAAAGTTCTAAACAACTAATTAAACGAGATAAACTAGTCTTGAATAACAACTTAAGGCTTCTCAggatttaaagaaaacaaatataaagcaattcaagttttaaactttcaagTGGATGTATATGTATCTCATGAGCCCATCTGCACTAAACCTATGCATCTATAGCGAAAATCAAAGGCAAACAAGACATAAGCTCACTACTTGCCTCATAAATAATGGATTCTGCATTGGTCAAGTACGGTAACTCCCCCAGGTAGTAGTAATCTCTGTCTTTGCAAGATGGTGTAGGATTTTTTTCACACCACAGTGGTTGCTTCAAAACAACACAGGCAAGAGTATTTATTACTTTCAAGTTGtgattttcttaagtttttaagAAACGGTTGGTATACTATTATATACCAAAGAAATGTGCTGACCTCAAAGAAGTTAAGGAAAAGCAGAGCGAAATAGTTGAGTGACCAGATCAGATCCAAGCGTGTGAAGATGAAGTAATACTTCGCAGACTCCCCAAAGCTCGACTGATCAAGTATTTGCTCAGGAAGACCAATACCATCTTCAGCCTATACCACATATTAGAGAGTCAACCCACACAAATCGTTTTTGTCATAAAAGATGAAAAGTTTCCCAAATCagcaaaaagataaagaaagaacATCTCTCGAAAAGAAGCAACAAACGTTTCAGACATAATAAGACAACAAATAACTCAATTTCCCCAATTTCAACCAGACAATGATGCTAAGTTATGAAGTAATCATTCAGAATAAACAATTCGACTTCTCAGCTACTCAAATGATAAATACATTAAGAATCTCTAATCGATGTATAAAGaaacattttagaaaaattaaagaaatgaaaattgtagggagtaagagagaaaaagagaaccAGATCAACGAGTGCAGCAGCTTTCTGAAACGGAGTACCATGGGTGATAGCTTCTGATCGACGAACTCGATCCGTACCACCACCACGACTATCTCTACCAATCAACGGGTCTTCCATAATTTTTCTCTCCGgcgagaaattaaaaaaaaaaaaaaaaaatctggatcGAATCGAATTAAATGTCAAGAGAAACCCAATAGCTTCCCCTCCCCTGAGTGATTGACTCTTACTACAATGATAAGGATCAAAAGGAGACACAGAAGATAGATGCTGATGGCCCCAGAAGAAGtagttgaattttttattaaattatttttgtcgaTTTCAAGTTTTCCCGTTAGATCAAAGATCTTGCAGACAAACACGTTCATCCCTCGACTATTTCTTGACACGTGGCTTTAGATGCTTATTTGGTTTCTCaatttgtaatttcttttttcgtttttctccAATTCacactgttttttttatatatatattctatgaCAAAGGAAGATCAAGATCCAAATAGAAAAGTCAAAACCGACAGAGTGGTGTTGTGGTCCTTTAATTTAGATTTTGGATTGAATCATAAAAATaaacgaaaccaaaaaaaaaaacctcagaAAATGACAAACAGAAACAGATAATAGACAAAAGTG is drawn from Camelina sativa cultivar DH55 chromosome 8, Cs, whole genome shotgun sequence and contains these coding sequences:
- the LOC109125972 gene encoding two pore calcium channel protein 1-like produces the protein MEDPLIGRDSRGGGTDRVRRSEAITHGTPFQKAAALVDLAEDGIGLPEQILDQSSFGESAKYYFIFTRLDLIWSLNYFALLFLNFFEQPLWCEKNPTPSCKDRDYYYLGELPYLTNAESIIYEASSELMSCLPLIFAIDA